The genomic region ATTCGTTGATCGCTTGGATTTTCTCCATGGAGCCTGCCGGTTTGCTTCGGGGGAAAATACCTTGCACCAATACGCGCGTGTCCGGGTGTTCCGTCCGTAGGATGTCGACAATCTTCCAGACGCCGTAAGCGATCTCTTCGGCAGAGTTGGCGTGTAAATTGTTCGTGCCGATCATGAGCATGACCATTTTGGGAGAGACCGGATCAAGGACACCGTCCTCCAGACGCCAGATTACGTGTTCGATACGGTCTGCACTGATGCCTAGATTGAGACAGCCGTAGGGATCGTAGCGCTCTTCACGTAATGCCCGGCCGGATCCGGCTGTCCAGCGGCGTGTGATCGAATCGCCCAGTAGGACGATCTGGATCTCATCCGCTCTAGCTTTGGCGTCTTCCACCATGCTTTCATGGAGGTCGAGCCATTCACTCAAGACTTTGGGTGTGGTCGAGGATGCGATGTCCGGAGCGCCGAAGATCGGAGTCGTCGCTGCACATGCGATTGCCAGAATTGATGTGAATTTTGAATAGATGATTTTATGACTCATTGGTTTATGAATTGTTCGTCCAAGTAGCTGCTGATTTTTTCGGCCCACATTTCGCCGTGTTTCTTTAGTCCTGAGGTGCTGAGATGGATACCCGCACGGTCCTCGCCGACTAAGGTGTCCGTATCCGGGCCTTCCAGAGCGATGCCTGCCTCCCAAAGTTGCTTTTGTGCGGTCCGAGTGGTTTCAAACAAGGGTTCCTTCGGGCTGTGATAGGAGACCTGCGCGACCATCCATGGAATGTCCCAGCCGGCAGTTTTTCGAGTGGCGGCGATTATCTCGGACAGGGTATCAAAATAAAATTCGGTGGACGATTTGACGCTACTCTCGCCCTGATGCCAGAGCATGGCGCGGAAGCCGTAAGGACCGAATTGGTTGATGCGGCTCATAACCCAAAAGAATGGGAAGCTGCCGGGTTTCCAGTATTGCACGGGCGCGCCGCCGTGACCGGTGATCGAAACCGCGACCGGCACATGGTATTCCTCGACAAGTGCATCGCCGAAAAAGGTCCAGGGGCTTCCACCCTGGCTAAAATCACTGCTGCCAGGAAGCGGGTCTTCGCAGGGGCGCCAGATATTGCCGTCGAAGCTGACGACCTGTCCGGTTTGCGTCTTGTTGTAACGCTTACCTGACTGGCCGTAATTGGTTGAGTTGGATTGTCCGCAGACGACAAAGACCTCACCGATTCCAAGGTGTTCGACCGTATTTTCTGCGATGACTTCACCGTCTTGGAGTGCGCGGATTTGAAGTGCATACCACCCGCCGGCCGGCAGTTCCCACGAGGCATTAAACCCATGTGTCGCTTCATTATATTTGATCTCCTGCCATTCCAAGGGCAGGGGGCCGAAACTTGATTCGCCGACGAGCTTCGCCTGCACTTTATCGGCAGCCATTTTGAGACTTCCGGAAATGATCAATGGGCCTCGGCTCTCAGACTGCCGTTGGAAGACTTGGTAGTCTTTCGGCGAATACAGGCTGATTCCTGAATCATCGGATGACCCTGTTCGGGGAAAGGCAATGTCCGCCATCTTCCGGGCAGGGATTTTGTCCGGAACCAAAGCTTCCATCGTTTCGGCATCCTTTTCCGGGAGTGGGCTTGCCTGAATCCGGATCTGACGGGTCTCGCCGGGTAGCAGAGTCGCTTCCCAGACTTGGAGGAGGCCTTCCCTCCAGTTGGTGCCGACCTCGTTCGCCGGGCCCCAAATCCGGTCGCCACCGGTGACTTCGATTCTCCAGTCTGTTTGACCCGCCTCCTGAAACCATATCGTATCCTGCCAGAGGCGGACGACCGGGGTGCGAACCGGGAGCGTGTTGTTCGTTTGGACGAGGCACACTGTCGGGTCCAGCACCATCAGGAGCTGCATCGTTGCATCCGACTTGTTCCTGGCTGTGATGTGAATCGCGTTGTTCGCACTGAAATCGTAGGTTAATGCCGCCAGAGGACCTTCGGCTACGATTGTTGTGGAGTTCGTCATTTGAACGTCGGTTAATTTCACCGCCTCGTTTTGCCAGAAGAAGAGGCCTCGAGCCCCATCGAAGGGATGCGCACCGGGCAGACCAGTCCCGATTTCGAGAAAGTCGGGTCGGTGTGCATTGGGCGTGAGGTCGTAAATCTCGTTGGGCCTTAGGAACCTGAGGCTACTCAGGTTGCCATCATCTGCGATGATACTCTCGATGCAGGGATTACCACTTTGCGAGACGCGCAGATAGTTTTTCTCGGGCCTTATCTTTACCGAATTCGTATCTTGGCCTGAGATTGGTAATAGGCCTCCAATGATGCAGAGGCCGAGTAGGAGAGATTGTTGGACGAGCATGAGACAGTCCGGGGAATCCCCGGGTTGGTTGATCGTTCTATTTGACCGCTAAGATTGTGAACTCGTCGGGCACCGCATTATAGATGCGAAATTGGTCCATCGAGAGTTCCTTGGGAATGGAATCATTGCGTGTGCCAAACTCGAAAGCCGGATTATCCAGAGCTTGTCCGGTGGCGTTGAGCTGAACCTTAAAGCGACTGGTTGCTTTGGCGATCGGAGTATCTGTTTTGTTGATAGTCGTATTGCCTTCGACGATGTAAAGCTGCGCCTTAATGAACCCGCTGGAGTTTGTTTCCAGCGTGGCGGCCAGATGGTAAAGTGTGTCAGGCTTGTATGCGAAATTCTTCGTGCCAACGGTCGCTGCTAGAATCTGGCCGTCGACAACTAGCTGTAAGGCCCATGAACCACCAGTATTGGTCGTAATAATAAAGCGAATCTTGTTATCCGGTCCGAATCGTATGTCCAGAGGCCTGAAGCTGGCAGCTTGCACCTCTACTCCTGAACTTGTAAAAAAGAAATCCACCGCACCGTTGAGTTGATCGAAGGAGTCACCGGTCGTATACATGCTGTTGAACCCGTTCGCGGCGCTGTCCGGTTGGATGTGAACGCCTGCTGAATTGTTGGTCTTTCCAGGGCCGTCGATTAGCGTGAGAATTCCGTTTGCGGATGCAGTGAGATCGTCTTTGGGGTTACTATCGTAGAGTTGACCGGTGCCACCGAAGGTAACGATGTCATTCGGGCCTCCGGTCCCATTGTGTTCGCCGTTGAAATCGGCTTGCAGGACGATTTCGGCGGAAGCCGTTTGTGTGAGTGTGGTGAGTGCCAAGAGCCAGACTGCTTTGGGGAGGACTGAGGTTTTTGTGTGTTTCATTTTTAATTTGGTTGGACTAATTGGATCTGGCCGAAGTGGGTCGGGTCTTTTTCGACATCGATACCGGAAAACCAGCGAATACGTTTGCGACTGCCACTGAGGCGGTCCGCACGGTCTGCATCGTTCAATACGACTGCCATGCTGAAGGTCTTTCCGGCCTTTGCATCGTCAATGCCGATATCTTTCCATGGAATCGCGATCTGGTAAGTCATGTCGCCATTATTACCCGTCGGTTCAATGCTTGCCTTCCAGCTGATATCAGCGATGGCCGGTGTCGGGTGACGACGGTTGATCATCGGTCCCTTGGCGTCATCTCCAGGAAGATAGGCTTCAAATTCCCAGTAAGGCGCGTCGGCTTTTCGAATGTCATCCGGCTGAATTCCAAACTCGATAGAGTCCCCCATGAAACCGGACTGATTACGCTCAGGTTGTGCGACATGCCGGTCATCCAGAGCTTCCACCCCCAAGTAGAGGTAGTTGTCGTCCCATAATAGACGCAGGTTCCCCACGATGTCGTTTTTACCGCGATAAGTGACATCCGGCAGGCGTTTGGGATAAACAACTATTTCATCTTGATTCACGCCGAAGGGAAGCACTTGTGCTGAGGTCCAATCTTTCCACGTTCCATCCATCGCGGGCGGTTGTGCCACATGAACGGCTTGCCCGAAATTGAATGCGCCTGATTGTGCATAGTAGGTGCCGGCTGGAGTTCGTATTTCCGCTTTGATTACGCTTGTTTTCCCTTGGGGAAGGTTCGTCATGACTCGTTTCTCAATTTGAAACTGACCATGCGGCTCTATTTGAATGTCATCCGATTTTGTATCCACCAAGTCGCCCTTCCAGGATACCGTGCCATCGAAAACATGGCCCGTGTTATTCCTGAGTTTTAATAGCACGCTGGGCTGTCCTAAAACTGTGTCGTTTCTCTGGAGCATCGCAGTTAAGCGATGGCTGGGCTCCATAGGGCCGCCATTCGTTATAAAGATCGGACTGCCCGTCAGCTTGAGTGTGATTTCCCCATGATGTGTTTTATGTGAGGTCGAATTCCCCATGATGTCGGTTACCGTCACCTCCTTATTCTCAGTCGATAGGGTAATCGATTTCTCGCCGGCGTTGGAC from Coraliomargarita parva harbors:
- a CDS encoding sialate O-acetylesterase — translated: MLVQQSLLLGLCIIGGLLPISGQDTNSVKIRPEKNYLRVSQSGNPCIESIIADDGNLSSLRFLRPNEIYDLTPNAHRPDFLEIGTGLPGAHPFDGARGLFFWQNEAVKLTDVQMTNSTTIVAEGPLAALTYDFSANNAIHITARNKSDATMQLLMVLDPTVCLVQTNNTLPVRTPVVRLWQDTIWFQEAGQTDWRIEVTGGDRIWGPANEVGTNWREGLLQVWEATLLPGETRQIRIQASPLPEKDAETMEALVPDKIPARKMADIAFPRTGSSDDSGISLYSPKDYQVFQRQSESRGPLIISGSLKMAADKVQAKLVGESSFGPLPLEWQEIKYNEATHGFNASWELPAGGWYALQIRALQDGEVIAENTVEHLGIGEVFVVCGQSNSTNYGQSGKRYNKTQTGQVVSFDGNIWRPCEDPLPGSSDFSQGGSPWTFFGDALVEEYHVPVAVSITGHGGAPVQYWKPGSFPFFWVMSRINQFGPYGFRAMLWHQGESSVKSSTEFYFDTLSEIIAATRKTAGWDIPWMVAQVSYHSPKEPLFETTRTAQKQLWEAGIALEGPDTDTLVGEDRAGIHLSTSGLKKHGEMWAEKISSYLDEQFINQ